GGCTATTGGTGATCTACAGGTGAGTGAAAGTTTTCTCCTTacattttagtcatttaaatGCTTATGTTGTATTGTTTTATCATGTGCATTcttgtttggtaaacttcctTTGGCATGATGAATCAGAAAATACAGTGAAAATGATTGTTAGTGACTTTAAATGAATGGTGTTTTGTTAGGCATTCTATAAAGCATCAAAACAGAGATTTGATGATGATCCTGCTTTTAAGGAGAGAGCACAACGGGCAGTGGTTTCCCTTCAGGTGAGTTATGCATTTTTAGATGTACAAAGAACACGAGGTTGATCTCTCTATCCATGATGttagtaaaaattcaaaagtatgGGAGAATGTGTTTTGTGTTTCTCTTCATAACTTGGTTGTGGTTCAACTCAATTTGCAGGGTGGAGAACCCAAGTACAGAAATGCATGGCTGAAAATCTGCGAAATCAGCCGTAAAGAATTCCACAAGGTCTATGAACGCCTTGGAGTTCATTTAGAGGAAAAGGTATGTTCTAACTTCGCAGGATATTCTTATAGCAGGCTATTGATATTCTTGTATCCCTTTGAATAAGAAACAACTAGTTGATTGAAATTAGATGCAAAGTAAAAAATATGAGATGGCCATGTCTGTCCTTTGCATACAGAAGCTTTTATAATAGCACTTCATTTTTTGCACGTAAGCTTTTCTAATGAGTGAGACATTTGAAGATTAAGTACTATTGCTTTCCTCCTAGATTGTGCACTACAGGAAAACCTGGTTTGGTCCAGCAAGTTGGTTGGTACTTGTAGTACTACGTGATTTCAAGTTACAACAAGATGATGCCATATTGAAACATTATTATTGCAAGACACTAAAgatgaatttagtttatattttGATTGGCCAATAGCTGTGATGGGAATAATACTTTAAAGTTTGCCCTTAGCTGTGCATTTGCATATGCAATGTTGATTATAAAGTGTGCATTGCTTCTGCTATTGTATACAATCTACTTGTGATATAATGTTTTTACTTTTGTGCCCTGAATTATTGAAAACATTGGAATCAtttatattgaaatgtggttgaAATGCAACATGgattatttttgtttgtaatAACTGTATATAGTATAGAATATTTGttgggtttaattttgcatctttAGTTGCTGAGAGTAAGCAGTAAAGTCATATATGTTCGTTTTTACTTTTCGTTTTTGACAGGGAGAGAGTTTTTATAACCCATATATTCCTGGGGTTTTAAAAGAATTGAGTGATAAAGGCTTAATTGAGGAAAGCCAGGGTGCTCGTGTAATCTTTCTGGAAGGGTTTAACATCCCTCTTATTGTTGTCAAGAGCGATGGTGGTTTCAACTATGCTTCAACTGATTTAGCAGCCCTTtggtatagtttttttttttttgataattttCATGAATTTTATGAGTCAAAGCTATTACGTTATGGCCGGTCATTTAGCCTTGTTTCTTTACTATAGTTCTTTGTGATCTTCATACTGTGCCCCTTTGAGAGTAAGTTGTCATTCTTAGTTTCTTACTGACGTTTCTACCTGCAATGTGTTGTATAGGTATCGCCTTAATGAGGAGAAAGCGGATTGGATCATATATGTTACTGATGTTGGCCAGCAGCAGcattttaatatgttttttgAGGTACGTTGCTAAAACTGTGACCTGTCTCTGCATACCCTGATTTGTGGTGTTTCGTTCATTTTCTGGTCTATGTTATTGTTGTAATTATTTATCGCGTAGCATAAATCTTCTTCTGTGGTTTCAAGTTCATGTTCTCGCTTCTAAGGCTTACGGTAATAGTAATACGATGCAATTATATGGTTGGACATAATTTGATGTTTTGTTTCAGGCAGCTAAACGTGCAGGTTGGCTCCCAACTGATGGCGCCTTGAAACCAAAGGTTACCCATGTTGGTTTTGGTCTTGTTCTTGGAGAAGACGGAAAACGCTTTCGTACTCGCTCTAGTGAGGTGGTCCGATTGGTTGATTTGCTAGATGAAGCCAAGGATCGTAGCAAAAAGGTTCTTGTTGAACGTGGTATGATATCCTATGACCTATGTTCGAACATATTCTGAAGGTGTAGAACATATCCTGAAGAGAATTGTATTAATCATCTTAGCATAGATTAGTATTCCGTATCTCCGAACCTCTAAATCTTCTCAAGTGGgtaattatgttttaaaattcAGGCTGGACTGAGCAGGAGCTTAATCAAATTGCTGAGGCTGTTGGTTATGGTGCTGTTAAGTAAGCTGCCTAAACTTTTTTAAGTTTCTCCTGGTTATGTTGTAATTATTATCTTCATAATGGATGGGGTGGGATAGCTTAGGTAAATTTTACGATAACGTATAAACTGTGACTACTGCCCCAGATTTTCTGCATCCTGAAGGTGAATGGATATATCAATGTAGTATTTCTTGAAGAACCTTAGGAATGGTTAAAAACTCCATGGTATCCATTTACAAAAACAATTAGAGAGAATGTATATGAATaattgcatactttgtccagCCTGTAGATTGTTCCTAGAATGGGACTTAATTCTTTTATATTCTTAATGTTTTGACAGGTATGCTGATCTGAAGAACAATAGATTAACCAATTACACGTTTGATTTTGATCAAATGCTAAGTGATAAGGTGCGTCAACTAGTATTTGGCAAAGGCTTTGCATTAAGATTGTTCCTGACTTGTTCTAATTACTTGTCCTATATGTATTAAACTATGTTACTAATGCATTCTGTCCTACGGTTCGGAAACTACCTGAGCAGGGAAACACTGCTGTTTACTTACTCTATGCTCATGCTCGGATCTGTTCCATAATAAGGAAATCTGGCAAAAACATAGAAGAATTGAAACAAGTAAGTTCAGCTGCATTTTTCCACATCGTTACCTGCGCTTATTTATTCCTATGCGCCACTGGAAACTGGTGGATGGGgtctgattttattttttatttgaaacagAAGGGGGAAATCGTGTTGGATCATGATGGTGAGCGTGAATTGGGGCTTCATTTGCTACAGTTTTCAGAGGTATGTGCATGCAATAATTGAACTGATTGTTGTCTTCCTGATGTCCTTAGCTCGAGTCTTCGTTGATTACTGCTGTAATGTATGTGGAATTCAGAGTTGTATTTTTCCTCTTCACTTTTCAGAACGTGGAGGAGACCTGCACTAATCTATTGCCGAATGTTTTGTGTGAATACCTATACAATTTATCAGAGGTCTTCACCAAAAAATTCTACTCCAATTGCCAGGTACACCCGTCTTTGTCTGTCTCATGCTTTACGCTGATGAGTTTTGATAATGTCACATTTCTGGGATGAACTGAAGCCAACTTTAAACTCAACGATGGATCATTATTTAGCACCGAAACCTGAGAGCCTTCTACGTAATAATATAATGAAGTAACCAAATCGTTGTTCATTTGGCTTGCCTCACTAGGCTAGGAAAACAGTACATGCCTAAGCATATACAATGAAATTTGGTGAATGTACATGATGTTTTGTTGAATACAATCCTGACAATCTTATTCATCTTCATTGCATTCTAAAACTTTGCAGGTTGTCGGGTCTCCCGAGGAAACGAGCAGGCTCTTGCTCTGTGAAGCAACAGCCATTGTGATGAGGAAATGTTTTAATCTGCTCGGTATCGAACCGGTTTACAAGATATGATGGACCAAAATAGTGTTGTAACCATTTTAGTTAACGGGGATATTTGAATGCTTGTTTTCCGTTTGCGCTGTAAAATTGTAATCAGATCTTCAGTTGATAACATTTTTGGTGAAAAGTGTTAATgttattttctttaaattacatttctATCTTTCCAAATTTCAgagttcaaaatttgaaaagaaaaaggaccAAGTGTTGAATTGGAATTTTCTTCTCACACACGACTTGTGGTATCGCATCTCACCAGAAAAATACAGCAAAACGACATCATTTGTAATTTCGTataaaaatagataaaaatCGAAGGCTATGATTGATTTGGTACGAATCATGTGACTCCCATAATTAAACCTTTGCATTAAGTTTCATGCTtccatttttcttattttaatttctCTTGTTATTTTGTGtagtttgatttttatttgatttgttcaatttaaaaactacaaaaataaaggagtgcaagatttaaaaaaaaaaagaaaagaaaaagagcttAAGCATTACATCTTTAAAACCCAAATCGAAATGCGAGTCATTTTTTTTATCAGTTACAAGATCAAATCCTAACTCTTGAATACCAAAAAACCATGCCAAATTTCTTATATGTTTTAGcataattagaagaaaaaaatttctgTACAGAGATGGATAAATTAAATAAAGCttaattaactaataaattaaTCCAATAATTTTCCTCTGTTACTAAGGGAATACAAGAAGGATCCTCCTCCTCTTGaagctttctttgaaatattAGCTTTTGGAGAAAGATACGGTGATTTGTGACCATCAAAACCACCACCAAAGCTCTTGCATGCCTTTATTCTCTTCCTACAAGGTGCTACCCTTTTTGCAAGGTCCTCTAAGCTCGTCACACTTGCTAGGGTTGTGAAAGATTGTGACTTTCCTTCATAACATTTTGATAAACCTCTCCTGCATATATATAAGAAACcctaataaaaaaaccatataATAATATGGAAACATATATAGTACTAACTGGAAAATCATCAGGGTAAACAGAAAAACCATCTGCTGGGCTCCTTACTTGATAGGAAGATGCATCATTAGGTCAGATAGTTCGTAAAGCGGCCCGTTCGATGATGATGATGTAGAAGAATTTGAAGAAGCATCCTCCACCAAGtcagatgaagatgatgattccatTGAGCTCGTAGAATTCTCCATGGAAGAAGATTCAAAAGATCTTGAGTCATCACAAATATCTTCTTCGTGTTCTTCgttgaaaacccaaaattccTTTCTAACTTGATGAGTATGATTTTCTTCTCTATTTTGACCCCCAGAAgccctcatttctccttcacgACGACCCATTTCTTGCAATCTTAACGTTGAAGATTCTGCAGAACGTCAATACAATACAGTTTCCAACAGGCTTCTGTTCAAGGGAGCATATATATAAGCATGTgcgtatgtgtgtgtatacgtgtatatataatatatacatatatgccaAAAACCTTCCATAAAATACTTGGTGGTGTTGCGTTTATTAATGAGGAGATGGATGGGAAGAGATCCCCTCCGGATCTCTCCCACCATATCCTAGGGATTCGGAGATCCGAACCTtttaaatttaatccaacggttataattaatataatttttagaAGATTCTCTGTTTATAttcattggatcaaatttcaaagatctGAATCTCCGAATCTCTaggatttggtggaagagattcAGAGGGAATCTCTCCCCGAGATGGATTACACTGACTGTTctgttatatttttatattaaattttaatttttctacatAAGGCTTTATCACATCCTTATGGTCTAAATTTATTTGCTTTCCCATACTACAAGAAATAAGGATAAGCTCCAACTTGGTAGACATCCAAACCTGAGTCACCATCTTTAGGGCAACTTTTGCCTCTTAAAGTCATGACAGATTCCCTATTTACCCATTGTTAATTTCGAGTTTATCTTCGACACTCCATAAGAGATgagtcaaaatttaaaattcgaACAAAAAACAGAGAAAAGATAAAGGGTTAAAGTTTTTTCAAGACAAAGTGAGAATATTTTTTATAGGTTTGACAGTAAAAACGTTTaatttgcattcaatttaatggGGGTAGAGTCCAAAGATTTCAATTATCACACTTTAATTTGTCTTGGACGCAAGTTTTTTACTAGGGAAAACCCTTGTTTCTCCACATAAATGGGAAAAAAATCCTTGCTTCCTTCTCTTGTACTTTGACCTTGAAAATTCTGTTCTCTAAAACTTCTCCTACCATGCGTAAGGACGATACTTACCTGTTTTGGAgtgatatgaaaaatattcTTACTGTTTTCGTCACGTAATAATTCACACGATAAAAATTGCAAATACAAAATTTTCGTTATTTATTTGCAAATAAGTGTTTTTGTGAGCTTAATTATAATAAAGAATTgtacaaatatatttttatgatATATTATTTGAATGACAAGAAGGAAGACTCTAAGTTAACTGAAATAAGAAAGTAAAATGTTTTAGCTAACTTTATTGCAATTTTTAATGATAATAAGCGATAAGGTCTAATTAAATTATAAGATTGGTTGGTTTTTTagtgattttgttttgttgacaAATGATAAATTTTGCTAGATTAGTTATCGACAGAGCTCAAATCTATATCATCACGTAAGAACTCAATATTCTTTTGTAAATGACCATGGATGAAGTTACTAATCATGGAGAGTTTTGGGGTTTGGTAAAGAAAGGGAATGAGGATAAGGACCAAGGGAGGTTGACTAGGTAACAGCTCATGCTGATTGGATGTGTGTTTTGATGGGCACTCAATCTCCCACCACATGCTTCTTCTGCTTCTGCCATTACCATGTTTATCATTCTTCTTTATCTTATCCATGTCACTTGTAAATCTCCTTatcacaaataaaaataaaaataaaaaaactgaaattttttttattttgggtcAGGATTGCCAAATCTGTTGGATCTAAAAAGCCCCTCTATAatttaatggttttttttttttttatatagaagcCCACAGAAAAACCCTAGATTGGTGGCATTGCTGACTTATCCCCATCCCCACCACGCCTTCTACCTCATCGATCCGCATTCTtcttttctatttatagaagaacgGGACTTTGGCTGCTGAAAAATCAGCAGCAGTCCTTATTGATGATCAATTACAGTTGGACACGTGTtcagattgtttattttttaattcaactTGAACACGTATCCAGTGCTTGATCATCAGCAATAGTTGCTACTGATTTTTTCAGCAGCGAAGTTCTTTCCTTTATAGAAAGGGTGTTTAAGTATGAAAATATGAATGAGGAACTGGTGTGACATCATCTTGTTATGGTATGGTGAAGACATGGAGCTTTGGTCTCCTTTTGTTCATCATACTACCTACTTTTCCTTGAATCTTGATTAAAATCATGGGATATAGCATGATATTGTAATTTTGGAGAcattatattaaatataattatattaatatATGAGAAGATTTTGAGGAAGACATTCCAATCACGTCATCTACAAGCTAGCTCGAATAGGTGAGGCTACGGAACCCAATTGCAAGAATTCCTACTTTTTGTGAGAGCTGTAGTTGTCCTACGGATAACGTAATCATGCTTTCTTGCTAAAGGTTTTCGTGATGGGCCTCACAAGAATATGAACCAAACAATGGCAAGCAAAGCATCTGCCAACTGAAGATTATTCTCAATATGCAAGGACaaatattttgaatgaaaaGCTGTAGTTACTGCAGGAGAATTCATGTAATGGTTTGATCAAAACTGAACACTGATACGTATGGGGGAAAACAACGTTGTTATTCTCAAATGTTACATTGCAGTGACATACTATCTAGGAAAATTTACAGGAGGTTCTAAGCTGCCAACCAGAATCTCGAGATCAATGTCTTTGTCTTCGAACTTCTTGATGAACGG
Above is a window of Malus sylvestris chromosome 15, drMalSylv7.2, whole genome shotgun sequence DNA encoding:
- the LOC126604993 gene encoding arginine--tRNA ligase, chloroplastic/mitochondrial-like isoform X2; protein product: MATEEENVGNAKQQLAKLFEVSLRRIVPDEQDVAPVIAASTGKFGDYQCNNAMGLWSKIKGKGSEFRGPPSVGQAIMKNLPDSEVIESCSVAGPGFVNVVLSKKWLAKRIQKMLIDGIEKWAPQLPIKRAVVDFSSPNIAKEMHVGHLRSTIIGDTLARILEFSNVEVLRRNHVGDWGTQFGMLIEFLFEKFPSIEDVNESAIGDLQAFYKASKQRFDDDPAFKERAQRAVVSLQGGEPKYRNAWLKICEISRKEFHKVYERLGVHLEEKGESFYNPYIPGVLKELSDKGLIEESQGARVIFLEGFNIPLIVVKSDGGFNYASTDLAALWYRLNEEKADWIIYVTDVGQQQHFNMFFEAAKRAGWLPTDGALKPKVTHVGFGLVLGEDGKRFRTRSSEVVRLVDLLDEAKDRSKKVLVERGWTEQELNQIAEAVGYGAVKYADLKNNRLTNYTFDFDQMLSDKGNTAVYLLYAHARICSIIRKSGKNIEELKQKGEIVLDHDGERELGLHLLQFSENVEETCTNLLPNVLCEYLYNLSEVFTKKFYSNCQVVGSPEETSRLLLCEATAIVMRKCFNLLGIEPVYKI
- the LOC126604993 gene encoding arginine--tRNA ligase, cytoplasmic-like isoform X1, which gives rise to MLGTHLNLIAPISPSLCRLSCLHPSPSLPATDLLKVASRELIFAAKSHSVSTMATEEENVGNAKQQLAKLFEVSLRRIVPDEQDVAPVIAASTGKFGDYQCNNAMGLWSKIKGKGSEFRGPPSVGQAIMKNLPDSEVIESCSVAGPGFVNVVLSKKWLAKRIQKMLIDGIEKWAPQLPIKRAVVDFSSPNIAKEMHVGHLRSTIIGDTLARILEFSNVEVLRRNHVGDWGTQFGMLIEFLFEKFPSIEDVNESAIGDLQAFYKASKQRFDDDPAFKERAQRAVVSLQGGEPKYRNAWLKICEISRKEFHKVYERLGVHLEEKGESFYNPYIPGVLKELSDKGLIEESQGARVIFLEGFNIPLIVVKSDGGFNYASTDLAALWYRLNEEKADWIIYVTDVGQQQHFNMFFEAAKRAGWLPTDGALKPKVTHVGFGLVLGEDGKRFRTRSSEVVRLVDLLDEAKDRSKKVLVERGWTEQELNQIAEAVGYGAVKYADLKNNRLTNYTFDFDQMLSDKGNTAVYLLYAHARICSIIRKSGKNIEELKQKGEIVLDHDGERELGLHLLQFSENVEETCTNLLPNVLCEYLYNLSEVFTKKFYSNCQVVGSPEETSRLLLCEATAIVMRKCFNLLGIEPVYKI
- the LOC126604994 gene encoding protein OXIDATIVE STRESS 3-like — translated: MGRREGEMRASGGQNREENHTHQVRKEFWVFNEEHEEDICDDSRSFESSSMENSTSSMESSSSSDLVEDASSNSSTSSSSNGPLYELSDLMMHLPIKRGLSKCYEGKSQSFTTLASVTSLEDLAKRVAPCRKRIKACKSFGGGFDGHKSPYLSPKANISKKASRGGGSFLYSLSNRGKLLD